One segment of Ignavibacteriales bacterium DNA contains the following:
- a CDS encoding T9SS type A sorting domain-containing protein, which yields MVTGGVNCTMVDPRYWYSGDLLSNGGFGSGWVNSYAADQRMLLNIGPFKLEQDKPIDIVVCYLIGRGTNEINSISVMKDITEEAIQIYNSNFTDIPTSIENQPIVISEFKLDQNYPNPFNPSTKISWQSPVSSHQSLKIYDVLGNEVATLVNEYKSAGSYEVDFNASSLSSGIYFYRLTVGSFVQTKKMILIK from the coding sequence ATGGTTACCGGCGGAGTTAACTGTACAATGGTCGATCCAAGATATTGGTATTCCGGCGATCTTTTATCTAATGGTGGGTTCGGATCAGGGTGGGTAAATTCTTACGCGGCGGATCAAAGGATGTTATTAAATATTGGTCCATTTAAACTTGAGCAGGATAAACCGATTGATATAGTAGTTTGCTATTTGATTGGTAGAGGGACAAATGAAATAAATTCTATTTCGGTTATGAAAGATATAACTGAGGAAGCAATCCAAATTTATAATTCTAACTTTACTGATATTCCTACAAGTATAGAAAACCAGCCTATAGTAATTTCTGAATTTAAATTAGACCAAAACTACCCCAACCCATTTAATCCAAGCACAAAAATTAGTTGGCAGTCTCCAGTCAGCAGTCATCAATCCCTAAAAATTTATGATGTTCTTGGGAATGAAGTTGCTACTTTAGTTAATGAATACAAATCTGCTGGAAGTTATGAAGTTGATTTCAATGCCTCTTCCCTTTCAAGTGGAATTTATTTTTACAGATTAACTGTCGGTTCTTTCGTTCAAACTAAAAAAATGATTTTAATTAAATAG
- a CDS encoding T9SS type A sorting domain-containing protein, with protein sequence MNSSKRKYNYNGLLFVDYTLVRSVGLEHILTGYDFGTDVFGMKGFIIDGIVYGDTTLTDIDDNSSSLPTEFKLSQNYPNPFNPSTKISWESPVSGHQSLKVYDVLGNEVATLVNEYNPAGNYEVEFNANSLSSGIYFYRLQAGSFIQTKKMILIK encoded by the coding sequence ATGAATAGTTCTAAACGGAAGTATAATTATAACGGATTACTTTTTGTTGATTATACATTAGTTAGAAGTGTTGGGCTTGAACACATTTTGACAGGCTACGATTTTGGAACTGATGTTTTTGGTATGAAAGGATTTATAATTGACGGCATCGTATATGGTGATACAACGTTAACGGATATTGATGATAATAGTTCATCACTTCCAACAGAATTTAAATTGTCCCAAAACTACCCAAACCCATTTAACCCAAGCACAAAAATTAGTTGGGAGTCTCCAGTCAGCGGTCATCAATCATTAAAGGTTTACGATGTTCTTGGAAACGAAGTTGCTACTTTAGTTAATGAATATAATCCAGCAGGAAATTATGAAGTTGAATTTAATGCCAATTCCCTTTCCAGCGGAATTTATTTCTATCGATTACAAGCTGGTTCTTTTATTCAAACTAAAAAAATGATTTTAATAAAATGA
- a CDS encoding T9SS type A sorting domain-containing protein, producing the protein MKNFINLILFFLLFLYSQIAGQTTHRFFVNKINLPIDNRGIIGSVNIPDPDPLVNGAGGKFDESVFLFRSGFFLSGYANGEFFSITVSEGSEDYQPGIVNSNPEDTLNIIYVVRKHDIPFSSSWQKWKEAVLLGADFYDGNSDGIYDPTDRNYNGTWDANEDMPPLLGDEIAWCVYNDGVPANQRLYNVSPIGINIQQTLFAKNNSDLENMIFIKYKIENTGIVDDVLDSVFFSPWDDTDLGWASDDLSGCDTALNSIYTYNFNDDSQYGINPPAIFTTVIQGPVTATNETNDTAFIKNGVLLGEQKIPGYKNAALFSFAGYGKNSPGQSFPDNLQYVKNYIMGNDGYGNALNPCDTLWGKVYGNVDCNTVNPVNWFSGDPVERIGWLDNIPLDDRKFASTGPFTLEKSKQIEIILALVVGRGSDELNSITIAKEIVQNAIEEYQSNFSSMTYNPPAPTNPITNYVLHQNYPNPFNPTTTIRYELPQDGIVSIEVFDILGQKIRTLLNEFKKADRYELEFNGDNLSSGIYLYSIRVNDFIETKKMILIK; encoded by the coding sequence ATGAAAAATTTTATAAATCTAATATTGTTTTTTTTGTTATTCCTTTATTCACAAATAGCTGGACAAACAACACATCGTTTTTTTGTAAATAAAATTAATCTACCAATTGATAACAGAGGAATAATTGGAAGTGTAAATATTCCAGATCCTGATCCATTAGTAAATGGAGCAGGTGGAAAATTTGATGAAAGTGTATTTCTATTTAGATCTGGTTTCTTTTTATCAGGTTATGCAAATGGTGAGTTCTTTTCAATTACTGTATCCGAGGGTTCAGAAGATTATCAGCCAGGAATAGTTAATAGCAATCCTGAAGACACATTAAATATCATTTATGTGGTTAGAAAACATGATATTCCTTTTAGTTCAAGTTGGCAAAAATGGAAAGAAGCTGTTTTACTTGGTGCAGATTTCTATGATGGGAACAGTGATGGTATTTATGATCCAACTGATCGTAATTATAACGGCACCTGGGATGCGAACGAAGATATGCCTCCACTTCTTGGAGATGAAATAGCCTGGTGTGTTTATAATGATGGCGTTCCAGCTAACCAAAGATTATATAATGTTTCTCCGATCGGTATAAATATTCAACAAACACTTTTTGCTAAAAATAATTCTGATCTGGAAAATATGATTTTTATAAAATATAAAATTGAAAACACGGGAATAGTTGATGACGTTTTAGACTCAGTGTTTTTCAGTCCCTGGGATGATACTGATCTCGGGTGGGCTTCTGATGATTTAAGTGGCTGCGACACTGCTCTAAATTCTATCTACACTTATAATTTTAATGACGATAGCCAATATGGAATAAATCCTCCTGCAATTTTTACGACAGTTATACAAGGACCAGTTACCGCTACAAACGAAACCAACGATACTGCATTTATAAAAAATGGAGTCTTACTTGGTGAGCAAAAAATCCCAGGATATAAGAATGCTGCTCTATTTTCATTTGCAGGCTATGGTAAAAACTCTCCCGGACAAAGTTTTCCAGATAATTTACAGTACGTAAAGAATTATATAATGGGAAATGATGGTTACGGAAATGCCTTAAATCCTTGCGATACTCTTTGGGGAAAAGTATATGGAAATGTTGATTGTAATACTGTTAATCCTGTTAACTGGTTTTCTGGTGATCCAGTTGAAAGAATTGGGTGGTTGGATAACATCCCCCTGGATGATAGAAAATTTGCAAGTACTGGTCCGTTTACGCTGGAAAAATCAAAACAGATAGAAATTATTTTAGCTTTAGTTGTAGGCAGAGGATCTGATGAACTTAATTCAATAACCATTGCAAAAGAAATTGTTCAGAACGCGATTGAAGAATATCAAAGTAATTTTAGTTCAATGACATATAATCCTCCGGCACCAACAAATCCTATTACAAATTATGTGCTTCATCAAAATTACCCCAATCCGTTTAATCCCACAACAACGATAAGATATGAACTACCGCAAGATGGAATAGTTTCGATTGAGGTGTTTGATATATTAGGGCAAAAGATTCGAACATTGCTTAATGAATTTAAAAAAGCCGATAGATATGAATTGGAATTTAATGGTGATAATCTTTCTAGCGGTATTTATTTGTATTCAATAAGAGTTAATGATTTTATAGAAACGAAAAAAATGATTTTAATAAAATAA
- a CDS encoding T9SS type A sorting domain-containing protein: MQLTSDIPVPVELTSFTAIVVGNTVELKWETATEINNSGFEVQRKLGTSEFQEIGFINGNGTTTEHSNYSFTDYNLSAGYYAYRLKQIDFDGSYELSNEINVDISSPANFSLAQNYPNPFNPNTIIKYNIPVASTEGRNIYVTLKVTDVLGNDVSTLVDEEKPAGSYEVDFNASSLSSGIYFYRLQAGSFIQTKKMVLIK; the protein is encoded by the coding sequence ATGCAATTAACCTCAGACATTCCTGTTCCCGTTGAGTTAACTTCATTCACAGCTATCGTTGTAGGAAATACAGTTGAACTAAAATGGGAAACTGCTACTGAAATAAACAATAGTGGATTTGAAGTCCAGAGAAAACTTGGCACTTCGGAATTCCAGGAAATTGGATTTATTAATGGAAATGGAACCACTACTGAACATAGTAATTATTCTTTTACCGATTATAATCTTTCAGCCGGTTATTATGCTTACCGACTAAAACAAATTGATTTTGATGGATCTTATGAATTGAGTAATGAGATTAATGTAGATATATCTTCACCCGCTAATTTTTCTCTGGCTCAAAATTATCCGAATCCGTTTAATCCGAATACGATAATTAAGTATAATATTCCCGTTGCATCAACTGAAGGAAGAAATATTTATGTAACATTGAAAGTTACTGATGTATTAGGAAATGATGTTTCAACTCTTGTTGATGAAGAAAAACCAGCAGGAAGTTATGAAGTTGATTTTAATGCCTCTTCTCTTTCTAGTGGAATTTATTTCTATCGATTACAAGCTGGTTCTTTTATTCAAACTAAAAAAATGGTTTTAATTAAGTAG
- a CDS encoding EamA family transporter, which yields MDKPNIRAYIAWIAICILWGTTYLFIRIGVESVPPMLFAGFRWIVAGLILITILKISGKQLPKKSDLIHIAIIGIALLGFGNGLVVVGEQYVESGLAALLITTVPFWMVGVESFLPKGPKLNWMTISGLVVGSLGVGLIFGGDLKYIFETKYLIGVLSILGAVVSWSLGSVYSKYKKVSVHPLMSASVQMLMAGSLQIILGSVMGEFSVLHFTQSGIISLAYLVVFGSILGYGSYIYAIEHLPLSLVSTYAYVNPIIALILGWIFLNEQLSIFTLIAAMVIIVGVVLVKIGSNKRTLIKRF from the coding sequence ATGGATAAACCAAACATTCGTGCCTACATTGCGTGGATTGCTATTTGTATCCTATGGGGAACAACTTACCTTTTTATTAGAATTGGTGTGGAGTCAGTTCCACCGATGCTATTTGCTGGTTTTCGCTGGATAGTGGCTGGATTGATACTTATTACAATTCTAAAAATATCCGGCAAGCAACTCCCAAAAAAATCAGATTTAATTCATATTGCAATAATTGGAATTGCTTTGCTTGGATTTGGAAATGGTCTTGTTGTTGTTGGCGAACAATATGTCGAGAGCGGTTTAGCCGCTTTATTAATAACTACTGTTCCCTTTTGGATGGTAGGGGTGGAATCTTTTCTTCCAAAAGGTCCAAAGTTAAACTGGATGACCATTAGTGGTTTGGTAGTCGGAAGTCTAGGAGTTGGATTAATTTTTGGCGGTGATTTAAAATATATTTTTGAAACAAAGTATCTTATTGGTGTATTAAGTATTCTTGGTGCTGTTGTTTCCTGGTCGCTCGGTTCAGTTTATTCCAAATACAAAAAAGTAAGCGTCCATCCACTAATGAGTGCATCTGTTCAAATGTTAATGGCTGGATCACTGCAGATTATACTAGGTTCAGTGATGGGCGAATTTTCAGTTTTACATTTCACACAATCTGGAATAATATCTCTTGCATATCTTGTTGTTTTTGGATCGATATTAGGCTACGGATCTTATATTTACGCAATTGAACATCTGCCACTTTCTTTAGTTTCTACTTATGCTTATGTAAATCCTATTATTGCTCTGATCCTTGGCTGGATATTTCTAAACGAACAATTAAGTATTTTTACATTAATAGCCGCCATGGTTATCATTGTTGGAGTGGTGCTTGTAAAGATAGGAAGTAACAAACGAACACTTATAAAAAGATTTTAA
- a CDS encoding agmatine deiminase family protein gives MIKNKFRLPTEFEYHEATWIGWPANKQDWPGKFQPIPWVYGEIVRYLSRGEKVRIIVQSKEHQKKAEQVLKSVDVNLLNIEFFKLETDRNWLRDSGPQFVKNEKNETILINFKFNAWAKYDNYKLDSKIPKMISNKLKLDLIKAEHQNKEVVLEGGSIDYNGLGTIITTEECLMDNEIQVRNKNFTKKDYEEVFNKYLGATNVIWLNKGIAGDDTHGHVDDIARFVNKNTVVTAMETHPNDPNYLSLMENREVLEGAKLEDGSNLEIVELPMPSPVIFKGERLPASYANFYISNYAVLVPTFNDPNDKLALGILSELFTDRPVIGIHAVDLVWGLGTLHCLTHEQVL, from the coding sequence ATGATAAAAAATAAGTTCCGTTTACCCACCGAATTTGAATACCATGAAGCAACTTGGATTGGCTGGCCGGCAAATAAACAGGACTGGCCGGGAAAGTTTCAACCAATTCCGTGGGTTTATGGAGAAATTGTACGATATCTTTCAAGAGGAGAAAAAGTCAGAATTATTGTTCAATCAAAAGAACATCAAAAAAAAGCAGAGCAAGTTTTAAAGTCTGTTGATGTTAATTTATTAAACATTGAATTCTTTAAACTCGAAACTGACAGGAACTGGCTTCGCGATTCTGGTCCGCAGTTTGTAAAAAATGAAAAGAATGAAACTATTTTAATCAACTTTAAGTTTAATGCTTGGGCAAAGTATGATAATTATAAACTCGATTCAAAAATTCCGAAAATGATTTCTAATAAACTTAAACTTGATTTAATTAAAGCAGAACATCAAAATAAAGAAGTTGTTCTTGAAGGCGGAAGCATTGATTACAATGGACTTGGAACTATTATCACGACAGAAGAATGTTTGATGGATAATGAAATACAAGTGCGCAATAAGAATTTTACTAAAAAAGATTATGAAGAAGTATTTAATAAATATCTTGGTGCAACTAATGTAATTTGGTTAAATAAAGGAATTGCAGGCGACGATACTCACGGACACGTTGATGATATAGCACGATTTGTAAATAAAAATACAGTTGTAACTGCAATGGAAACTCATCCGAATGATCCAAACTATCTTTCGCTTATGGAGAATAGAGAAGTACTTGAAGGTGCAAAGTTGGAAGATGGTTCGAATCTAGAAATTGTAGAGTTACCAATGCCATCACCAGTAATCTTTAAAGGCGAAAGATTACCTGCTAGTTATGCTAATTTTTATATATCAAACTATGCAGTACTTGTTCCAACTTTTAATGATCCAAATGATAAACTTGCTTTAGGAATTTTGTCTGAACTGTTTACTGATAGACCAGTGATCGGAATACACGCCGTTGATTTAGTTTGGGGACTGGGGACATTACACTGCTTAACACACGAACAGGTTTTATAG
- a CDS encoding carbon-nitrogen hydrolase: MKKHPKKFNVGLVQLSFSKNPNDNLKKALTWIEKAAKKGAQVICLPELFRSQYFCQSENIDYYDLAETIPGPSTDAVSKIAKKLKVVVVVPLFEKRSEGLYHNSLAVVNTKGEIAGVYRKMHIPDDPSYYEKYYFTPGDLGFKSFDTEFGNIGTLICWDQWYPEGARLTALQGASILFYPTAIGWHPHEKKEHGKPQFESWQTIQRSHAIANGVYVASVNRIGLEKESKDSAGIEFWGNSFICDPQGIILAEASHDKEEILIAEIDLDRIEYIRRNWPFLRDRRIDAYGDITKRFLK; this comes from the coding sequence ATGAAAAAACACCCAAAGAAATTTAACGTTGGTTTAGTCCAATTGTCTTTTTCAAAAAATCCTAATGATAATCTTAAAAAAGCACTTACTTGGATTGAGAAGGCTGCAAAAAAAGGTGCTCAGGTAATTTGTTTGCCTGAACTTTTTCGTTCACAGTATTTCTGTCAATCAGAAAATATTGATTATTACGATTTAGCGGAAACAATTCCCGGACCATCAACTGATGCTGTATCTAAAATCGCAAAAAAACTAAAAGTAGTTGTTGTAGTTCCATTGTTTGAAAAAAGGTCAGAAGGACTATATCACAACTCGCTTGCGGTGGTAAATACTAAAGGAGAGATAGCCGGTGTTTATCGTAAAATGCACATACCTGATGACCCATCTTATTATGAAAAATATTATTTCACTCCAGGCGATTTAGGTTTCAAGTCGTTTGATACCGAATTTGGAAACATTGGAACATTAATTTGTTGGGATCAATGGTATCCAGAAGGTGCAAGATTAACGGCATTGCAAGGCGCAAGTATTTTGTTTTATCCCACTGCAATTGGCTGGCATCCTCACGAAAAGAAAGAACACGGCAAACCTCAGTTTGAAAGCTGGCAAACGATTCAGCGCTCACATGCAATTGCAAATGGTGTTTACGTTGCCTCTGTAAATCGCATCGGATTAGAAAAAGAATCAAAAGATTCTGCTGGAATAGAATTCTGGGGTAACAGTTTCATCTGCGATCCTCAAGGAATTATTCTTGCTGAAGCATCGCACGATAAAGAAGAAATTTTAATTGCAGAAATTGATCTTGATAGAATAGAATACATTAGACGTAACTGGCCGTTTTTACGTGATAGAAGAATCGATGCGTATGGCGATATTACTAAAAGGTTTTTGAAATGA
- a CDS encoding PorV/PorQ family protein: protein MKKIILLFVISSVAVFSQSAGKTGLSFLKYGFGARNIAMGDAGTALSNDLTGLFYNPAKLASTSGSEVLFMHNEWIQDVSSEVIGAKTVLWGIPFAVGFNVTSVSEIPYRTIATPDPETSFSANYFFGSLSTGFFVTDEIAFGASFKYLYEGLLNDEANGIGFDFGLNYLLPYKGLTASVVVKNIGSMNALRNESTKLPTELRLGTSYSYNLEDSKFDFTGGLEFQKYLDTEDNHFNFGGEVLYNKLIAARAGYQTGYESRGFTAGIGLIWGNLKFDYAFLPFSLGLGNANLFSLQFKF from the coding sequence ATGAAAAAAATTATTTTATTATTTGTGATATCCTCAGTCGCAGTATTCTCCCAATCTGCAGGGAAAACAGGATTATCATTTCTAAAATACGGATTTGGAGCACGTAATATTGCTATGGGAGATGCGGGTACAGCTTTATCAAACGATCTTACTGGATTATTTTATAATCCAGCAAAGTTAGCATCCACCAGTGGATCAGAAGTATTATTTATGCACAATGAGTGGATACAAGATGTAAGCAGTGAAGTTATTGGTGCAAAAACAGTGTTGTGGGGAATCCCTTTTGCAGTTGGATTTAATGTTACATCAGTTAGTGAAATCCCGTACAGAACAATTGCAACACCTGATCCTGAAACAAGTTTTTCTGCAAATTATTTTTTCGGAAGCCTTTCCACAGGATTTTTTGTGACGGATGAAATTGCATTTGGTGCAAGCTTTAAATATTTGTATGAAGGCTTGTTAAATGATGAAGCAAACGGAATTGGTTTTGATTTTGGGCTAAACTATTTACTGCCTTATAAAGGATTGACAGCATCGGTGGTAGTAAAAAATATTGGTTCGATGAATGCTTTAAGAAATGAATCAACAAAACTGCCAACAGAATTAAGATTAGGCACATCGTATTCTTATAATTTAGAGGACTCTAAGTTTGATTTTACAGGTGGATTAGAGTTTCAAAAATATTTAGATACTGAAGACAACCATTTTAATTTTGGCGGTGAAGTATTGTATAACAAACTAATAGCGGCCCGCGCAGGTTATCAAACAGGATATGAAAGTCGTGGTTTTACAGCAGGCATTGGCTTGATATGGGGTAATTTGAAATTTGATTATGCGTTCCTACCATTCTCTTTAGGATTAGGGAATGCAAATTTGTTTTCACTTCAGTTTAAGTTCTAG
- a CDS encoding site-2 protease family protein yields the protein MSEFSQTEPQVYFTTAAKEKRKKINSYLIHIGLFIVTFITTTLAGVRWTTGKLPPYEFSVLIKGLPYSISILSIITFHEFGHYFAAKIHHIRATLPYFIPFPDIPLFIINFGTMGAVIRTKSPIYSKKAMFDIGIAGPLSGFVICLGILIYGFTHVPSIDYLLNIHPDYFSSNYGKDGMQLVFGNSILFSFLKFVFVNPNNFFPPMSEIYHYPYLCAGWFGLLVTSMNMIPVGQLDGGHIAYTMFGEKKHYNVSSISALILAIIGFAGVLDSLLEINSGIGWSGWLFWAVILYFIVKLKHPPVPDVLPLDKKRMALGYLSFFIFVISFSPAPLMLNIVG from the coding sequence ATGAGTGAATTTTCACAGACAGAACCACAAGTTTACTTTACAACTGCTGCAAAAGAAAAACGTAAAAAAATAAATAGTTACTTAATCCATATTGGATTATTTATTGTAACTTTTATTACTACCACACTTGCGGGAGTTAGATGGACAACAGGTAAACTACCGCCATATGAATTTAGTGTATTGATAAAGGGATTACCATACTCAATTAGTATTTTATCAATAATTACTTTTCACGAGTTTGGGCATTATTTTGCGGCAAAGATTCATCATATAAGAGCTACCCTACCTTATTTTATACCTTTTCCAGATATTCCTTTATTTATTATTAATTTTGGTACGATGGGTGCGGTAATCAGAACCAAATCTCCAATCTATTCTAAAAAGGCGATGTTTGATATCGGTATTGCGGGTCCTCTTTCAGGCTTTGTTATATGTCTTGGTATTTTGATTTACGGATTTACACATGTTCCTTCAATAGACTATTTACTAAATATCCATCCAGATTATTTTTCATCAAACTACGGTAAAGATGGAATGCAATTAGTATTTGGGAACTCAATATTGTTCTCGTTTTTAAAATTTGTATTTGTAAATCCAAATAATTTTTTTCCGCCAATGAGTGAAATATATCATTATCCATATCTTTGCGCTGGTTGGTTTGGGCTGCTTGTAACATCTATGAATATGATTCCCGTTGGACAGTTAGACGGCGGGCATATTGCTTACACAATGTTTGGGGAGAAAAAACATTATAACGTATCATCCATCTCAGCATTAATTTTAGCAATTATAGGTTTTGCCGGAGTATTAGATTCACTTTTAGAAATTAATTCAGGTATTGGCTGGAGTGGGTGGTTATTTTGGGCAGTTATATTATATTTTATAGTAAAGTTAAAACATCCACCTGTGCCTGATGTTTTGCCATTAGATAAAAAAAGAATGGCACTAGGGTATTTAAGTTTCTTTATTTTTGTTATATCATTTTCTCCGGCACCACTTATGTTAAATATTGTTGGTTAA
- a CDS encoding DUF1207 domain-containing protein yields the protein MQRKYLILILTLFSSVSFSQWKHELFPSDLNIQPFTANLLEPKAGFLISTDNNKLRLDISTSRDIIHWNKNDELLSVGADVFTFTRLRSTDDFKFPVETIDYLFGINAGYKKLLCESNEIGLRFRLSHISTHLVDGQYDTQNQQWREGRVPFVYSKEFIELFPYYRTGTLRGYLGFTYIFHIIPKEIKKVNLQVGFDYFATQFGTDYLTPFVAYDFKLNGNEKFIGNNIISVGIKFGNWQSRGLSFYYAYISGKSIHGQFYDLTENYSNIGFNFEL from the coding sequence ATGCAGAGAAAATATCTTATTCTTATCCTAACTTTGTTTTCAAGTGTATCATTTTCACAATGGAAACACGAATTATTTCCTTCTGATTTGAATATCCAACCGTTTACAGCAAATTTACTTGAACCAAAAGCAGGATTCTTAATTTCTACTGATAACAACAAATTAAGATTAGATATCTCAACATCTCGAGATATTATTCATTGGAACAAAAATGATGAGTTGCTATCTGTCGGTGCAGATGTTTTTACGTTTACAAGATTACGAAGTACTGATGATTTTAAATTCCCCGTTGAAACTATTGATTATCTTTTTGGAATAAATGCAGGTTACAAAAAACTGCTTTGCGAGTCTAATGAAATTGGATTAAGGTTTCGGTTAAGCCATATAAGTACCCATTTAGTTGATGGACAGTATGATACTCAAAATCAGCAATGGCGAGAGGGAAGAGTGCCATTTGTTTACAGTAAAGAATTTATTGAACTTTTTCCATATTATCGCACAGGAACTTTAAGAGGATATTTAGGCTTTACATATATTTTTCATATCATTCCGAAAGAAATTAAAAAGGTAAATCTGCAGGTTGGATTTGATTACTTTGCTACTCAGTTTGGTACAGATTATTTAACTCCATTTGTTGCTTATGATTTTAAATTAAATGGAAATGAAAAATTTATTGGTAACAACATTATTTCAGTGGGAATAAAATTTGGTAATTGGCAATCAAGGGGATTGAGTTTTTACTACGCTTACATTTCCGGAAAAAGTATCCATGGGCAATTTTACGATTTAACTGAAAACTATTCTAACATTGGATTTAATTTTGAATTATAA
- a CDS encoding radical SAM protein, giving the protein MLLLCNYYLTYRCNAYCEFCHFGDHTNFKDTPFASLEDFKSNVAQLAELGVKFIDLTGGEPLLHKDVAEMAKFAHDLKIQTSITSNGLLYHKVAEKLLGNINLLHFSLDSPDEEEHNKIRKVNCYKSVFKSIEIAKSLGEFPDILFTVTNDTYKKLPRMHEIAQKHDLVLLVNPVFSYFGNPGLSDEATDFVDEYCDGKMDIYLNKGFMKLRKDGGNDIKNPSCKAVSRVIVISPDNEIILPCYHFANDKILIDKPIKEIRKSEKIKHFKEMEGRFDFCQGCTVNCYFEPSFAFPTNLYAISSLTSKFKYSYNKLIKQKIKKKFIQTSNTD; this is encoded by the coding sequence ATGCTGCTTCTTTGTAACTACTATCTTACATATAGGTGCAATGCTTATTGTGAGTTCTGCCATTTTGGTGATCATACAAATTTTAAAGATACTCCGTTTGCAAGTTTGGAAGATTTTAAATCTAATGTTGCTCAACTTGCAGAGCTTGGTGTAAAGTTTATTGATTTAACAGGCGGCGAGCCTCTGTTACATAAAGATGTTGCTGAGATGGCTAAGTTTGCTCACGATTTGAAAATACAAACAAGCATTACAAGTAATGGATTACTTTATCACAAGGTTGCAGAAAAACTTTTAGGAAACATAAATCTCCTCCACTTTTCTTTAGATTCACCAGATGAAGAAGAGCATAATAAAATTAGAAAAGTTAATTGTTACAAAAGTGTTTTTAAAAGTATAGAGATTGCAAAATCCCTAGGTGAGTTTCCTGATATTTTATTTACAGTTACAAATGATACTTACAAAAAACTTCCAAGGATGCACGAGATTGCTCAAAAGCATGATCTAGTTTTATTAGTAAATCCTGTTTTTTCATATTTCGGAAATCCTGGTTTAAGCGATGAGGCTACTGATTTTGTTGATGAATATTGTGATGGTAAGATGGATATCTATCTTAACAAAGGATTTATGAAGTTAAGAAAGGATGGGGGAAATGATATTAAGAATCCCAGTTGCAAAGCAGTTTCTCGAGTTATTGTAATTTCACCAGACAATGAGATTATTTTACCTTGTTATCATTTTGCTAACGATAAAATCTTGATCGATAAACCGATAAAAGAAATTCGTAAATCAGAAAAGATAAAACACTTTAAAGAGATGGAAGGCAGATTTGATTTCTGCCAAGGCTGCACTGTTAATTGTTATTTTGAACCGTCGTTTGCATTTCCTACAAATCTATATGCAATTTCAAGTTTAACGTCTAAGTTTAAGTACAGTTATAATAAGCTCATCAAACAAAAAATTAAAAAGAAATTTATTCAGACATCAAACACAGATTAA